GAGCTGACCACCGGCGGCACCGCCGCGCGCTGGGTCGACGCCGGCCACGCGGTCAAGTTCGTGAGCCTGACCAACGGCGACGCCGGCCACCACGAGATCTCGGGCGGCCCGCTCGCCCGCCGCCGCCGCGAGGAGTCGGTCCGGGCGTCGAAGATCCTGGGCGTCGAGTCGCAGACGCTCGACAACCACGACGCCGAGCTGCTGCCGACCCTGGAGAACCGCAAGGCCGTCGCCCGCGCCATCCGCGAGTGGAAGGCCGACCTGGTCCTCGCCCCCCGGCCCAACGACTACCACCCCGACCACCGCTACACGGGCATCCTCGTGCAGGACACGGCCTACATGGTGGCCGTCCCCAACTTCTGCCCGGACACGCCGGCGTTGAAGACCAACCCGGTCTTCCTCTACGTCGCCGACCGCTTCCAGCAGCCCAACCCGTTCCGCCCCGACGTCGTCGTCCCGATCGACCCGGTGTTCGACCGCAAGGTCGCCGCCCTGGCCGAGATGGACAGCCAGTTCTTCGAGTGGCTCCCCTGGATCGACGGCTACCTCGACCAGGTCCCGAAGGACGCCGCCGCGCGCAAGACCTGGTTCAAGGAGCAGGTCCTGAAGCGCTACGGCGCCTCGGCCGACCGCTTCCGCGACAAGCTCGTCGACCTCCTCGGCCCCGAGCGCGGCAAGGCCGTCCAGACCGCCGAGGCCTTCCAGGTCTGCGAATACGGCCGCCAGCCCAACCGGGCCGAACTCCTGGAGTTCTTCCCGTTCTTCGGCGAGGCGGCGAAGTGACACGGACGGTCGCGCCTATCCTCCCTCGCTGCTAAGGGGCCGCATCGCGGGAGCCCGCCGGCTCGGCCGGCAGCCCGCGGCGGCCGACGTCCCATCCCGTCGCGCCGACGTCGTCATTCGGCGCGATCCCTCGCCATCGCAACTGCCAGCTCTTATAGATGTCAACGCCGTGCTCGTCCAGCCGGTTCGGGCCGACCGAGTAGACGCGCAGGCCGCCGTCGAACCGCTCCATCCTGAGGGGCTGACCGGTGCAGGGGTCGGTCGGGGGCTCGGGGAGGATCGACGCAGGAATCTCGGCGAGCGACGCCGGCCATGCGCCGGTCGCCAGGCGATGCCGCTCGGCGGCGATCACGACCGCCAGCGACCGCAACTCGGCCCGGCGCTGGAGCTGCTGGAAGACGAAGCTCGGCATGAGCCGAAACGTGCCGGCGAGCAGCTTCATCGGGTCGAGAAATCGCCACCGACTTGACTCCCGAGCGCTCCGCGTCTCCCAGTCCATCACGGCCGCGAGCCAATCCCGCTCGGGCTGATCGAGGATCGCCAGCAGCTCGTTGGACCATTCGAGAAGCGACGCCCGCAAGTGGCCCCAATAGAGTGGAAAGATGGGCACCCAGGCCGCAAAGTGGTCGACGACCCCTCCCGACGACCCGTACATCATCGAGTCGAGCGAGGGAACGCCGGACTCCAGGCGACGGTAGACCTCGTAGTCCATCGCCCGCAACGCCAGCACCGCGTCGCGGGCGATGGGGCGTCCGGCCTCGGCGAGGAGGGCTGCCTGGACCTTGGCCAGCGCCGCATCCGAGGGCTCGCCCTGACCGAGCGTGCAGCGGATGGACCGGGCGGCCAAGGCGTCGATCGACAGGCGGCAGGCCTGGGGGCCCACGCGCGACGCGTCGCCAAACGACCGGGCGACCCCGAGCATCGCGAGGGAGGACCGCAGCGCGGCGTCCGCGTCGCCGACATGGGCTGCGAGCGCGACGTCCCGCTTCAGCAGTCCGGCGACCCGCTGCGCCGTCCGGACGTCGGGCGAGTCGGTGGCCCAGAGCAATGTCGCCAGACGAATCTCGTACCGGCCGCGGTCACGTTCGGCGAGCCGCCTCGCCGCGGACAGCGCCTCCGGGACGGCCCCGAGGGCGTCGCGGAGGATCGCCACGTCGGCGAGGTCGAGCCGGCCGTGCTCGGGGACGGCGTCCAGGACTCGGTCGAACTCGGGCGAGCCGCCGGCGGTCGTCACCCAGCCCGACGGGGTCTTGGCGACGGCCTCGGCGGCGACGAGCGCCCCGTTCTCCGCGTCGGGGACGCGTTCGCGGACAGCCTCCAGATGATCCAGCCGCCATCCCGGAGCGATCCGGTCGGCCTCGGCGACGGCCGCGTCGATCCGGGCCGCGATCCTCCAGGCCGGGATGAAGAACAGGAGGAAAAAGAAAGCCAGGGCGGCGGGCCACTCCAGCCTTCGCCACCCCCTGCGGACGATCCCCGTCGGCGCCGTCCTGGGCTGCCGCGACCGCCCCCAGGCCGTAACTTCGTATGCCGCCCAAGCGAACAGCGCCCCCGCCGGCAGGGCCGCGAGAAAGACGCCCGGTTGCCTCTCGAAATCGAAGGCCAGCGTCCGGACGAAATCGACGATCCTCCCGATCGGACGTTCCAGGGGCCAGGTCGAGAGGACGCAGACGACCACCACGATCACGAAGGACGCCAACAGGGCGGCCTCGATGACTAGCCCCCGCCAGGCCCCGCGAGCCATCCGGCGCAGGCCCGCCCGCCACTGTGACGGTTTGGGCGTCTCATCGTCCGGGGGCTCGTCCGTCGGGAGTTCGTGGGCGGATCCGGGCTCGTTCACGGCGACGCGGCCTTCGGCGGTCGGCCGCGAAGCTCGGGGTCGTAGCCGACCGCGCCGACGTCGTCGTCGGTCGGGCTCCGCCCCCACTTCTTCTCGTCGTAAAGGCCTCGCTCGTCGATCAGGTTCGGGCCGATCGAATAGACGCGCAACATCCTTTCGGTGCGGATAAGGCGGTAAGGGCCGCCGGTGTAGGGATCGACGGGGGGCCCGGGGAGGATCTCCCCGGGGATCTCGGCGACCGACGCAGGCCACGCGCCGGTCGCGCGGCGATTGCGCTCGGCGGCCAGGAGGATCGCGACGGCCCCCAGCTCGGCCCGCGACCGCAGGAGCGAGGGGAGGAACGATTCCGTTCCGGGCACGAGGAGGAGCGGGAAAATGGCCCTGAGTCTCGCGATGCGTGAACCTTCGACCTCGGCGATCCGGGCCCTCCACGCCTTCAGGGCCGCCGGCCACTCGGGGGTCGGTCGATCGGCGATCGTCCTCAGCTCGTTCATCCATTCGAGCAGGAGGGCCCGCCCGCCGAAGGCGAGGAACCCGG
The DNA window shown above is from Paludisphaera mucosa and carries:
- a CDS encoding PIG-L deacetylase family protein, producing the protein MNHPPGGRRPTALAPALTLALACLLLTDARGPSARGGETAMESKKTYRIIVFGAHPDDCELTTGGTAARWVDAGHAVKFVSLTNGDAGHHEISGGPLARRRREESVRASKILGVESQTLDNHDAELLPTLENRKAVARAIREWKADLVLAPRPNDYHPDHRYTGILVQDTAYMVAVPNFCPDTPALKTNPVFLYVADRFQQPNPFRPDVVVPIDPVFDRKVAALAEMDSQFFEWLPWIDGYLDQVPKDAAARKTWFKEQVLKRYGASADRFRDKLVDLLGPERGKAVQTAEAFQVCEYGRQPNRAELLEFFPFFGEAAK